One genomic region from Halococcus qingdaonensis encodes:
- a CDS encoding AAA domain-containing protein — protein MTELRGSLVEVGEVTSVSTDYGERDCAELTLRPDDGRAAPVTLTLWGKWTETVDYAEEGMELLAVDVEEDEYRGEIQYSTTGDSRIVVEPDYLVNVTDVRSWVQCPRMHYLNKLSGVPLNYPVIKGTIVHEVFSDLLRGGDVETAIDERVAEAGLDLGLLDRDADEVRADVADHARAIDGWLRQGTLDGGDEWRSERTLISERYGLKGRADAVRRGAPVELKTGKNTNSEPRFQDKVQVACYALLLDEMGEPPDTGTLIYTKNAALDRSETDGDLSPAKDFSLSDGLLEYVLRQRNELAAMGVDKTVPTGYEANATCNYCFEQDTCMVISGRLDQESKAGGIGEPLPAEERAYFERFYRAIEDERRAVHREYAKLWTQSAEERAAADRALVDLEPIGETEVDGRWELRARCDDPVSKIREGDVVLASDGHPVRGTAEMARVIELGEEVVVETDEPVELRRLDVYPSEMGVDGMLTALHDAVLAGDLTQKDVLFDRREPTFREIDETFIDNNPAQDRAVRMAVGADDCALIHGPPGTGKTYTIARAIRALVDRGERVLLSAFTNRAVDNALEALEEQGFTEFVRVGTESGVREDMQDHRLESRGDPEARARELSEAPVVAATTASCGSRVLRETEFDVALVDEAGQLTEPATLAALALADRFVLVGDHQQLPPVVQSADTEQATESEPTTPTAARSDGGHADVQQSIEPSPSGGGGRAADLSRSLFERLAAEHPDASVLLDTQYRMAQRIQAYSSQEFYDGALRPASGAVAAQHVTDLPTVDADALPDLLRKRVAFVDPDGTAQGNTNPAEVTAVAELVERAVEADVPREEIGVIAPFRAQAAAIRREVPDVAVDTVDRFQGSAKEVIIVSFVATGDLDSPIFEDHRRVNVALTRAKKALVLVGDENALSSDERYARMVDWAK, from the coding sequence GTGACCGAACTGCGGGGATCGCTCGTCGAGGTGGGCGAGGTGACGTCGGTGAGCACCGACTACGGCGAGCGCGATTGCGCGGAGCTCACGCTCAGGCCCGACGACGGACGGGCCGCCCCCGTGACGCTCACGCTGTGGGGCAAGTGGACCGAAACCGTCGACTACGCCGAAGAAGGCATGGAGCTGCTCGCTGTCGACGTCGAGGAGGACGAATATCGGGGCGAGATCCAGTATTCGACGACCGGCGATTCCAGAATCGTCGTCGAACCCGACTACCTCGTGAACGTGACCGACGTGCGATCCTGGGTCCAGTGTCCCCGGATGCACTACCTCAACAAACTCTCCGGTGTGCCGCTCAACTACCCGGTGATCAAGGGGACGATCGTCCACGAGGTCTTCTCTGATCTGCTCCGCGGCGGCGACGTCGAGACGGCGATCGACGAGCGTGTCGCCGAGGCGGGTCTCGATCTCGGACTGCTCGACCGCGACGCCGACGAAGTCAGGGCGGACGTGGCCGACCACGCTCGCGCCATCGACGGCTGGCTCCGACAGGGCACCCTCGATGGTGGAGACGAGTGGCGATCCGAACGGACGCTGATCTCGGAACGGTACGGCCTGAAGGGGCGAGCCGACGCCGTGCGCCGCGGCGCGCCGGTCGAGCTTAAGACGGGAAAGAACACGAATAGCGAACCACGCTTTCAGGACAAGGTGCAGGTCGCCTGTTACGCACTTCTCCTCGATGAGATGGGTGAACCACCCGACACCGGGACGCTGATCTACACGAAAAACGCCGCCCTCGACAGGAGCGAAACGGATGGTGATCTCTCGCCGGCGAAGGATTTCTCGCTGTCCGACGGGCTGTTGGAGTACGTCCTCAGACAGCGCAACGAACTCGCCGCGATGGGCGTCGACAAAACCGTGCCGACGGGCTACGAGGCCAACGCGACCTGCAACTACTGCTTCGAGCAGGACACCTGCATGGTGATCTCCGGTCGGCTCGACCAGGAGTCGAAGGCCGGAGGGATCGGCGAGCCGCTCCCCGCGGAAGAGCGGGCCTATTTCGAACGGTTCTACCGGGCCATCGAGGACGAGCGCCGAGCGGTCCACCGGGAGTACGCGAAGCTCTGGACCCAGAGCGCCGAAGAGCGCGCCGCCGCCGACCGGGCGCTCGTCGACCTCGAACCGATAGGGGAGACGGAAGTCGACGGTCGGTGGGAACTCCGCGCGCGCTGTGACGACCCGGTGTCGAAGATCCGCGAGGGCGACGTCGTTCTCGCGAGCGACGGCCACCCCGTACGAGGGACCGCCGAGATGGCTCGCGTGATCGAACTGGGCGAGGAGGTCGTCGTCGAAACTGACGAACCCGTCGAGCTCCGCCGGCTCGACGTCTATCCCTCCGAGATGGGTGTGGATGGAATGCTCACGGCGCTGCACGACGCGGTGCTCGCCGGCGATCTCACCCAGAAGGACGTGCTCTTCGACCGGCGCGAGCCGACATTTCGGGAAATCGACGAGACGTTCATCGACAACAACCCCGCTCAGGATCGGGCCGTACGCATGGCGGTCGGGGCCGACGACTGCGCGCTGATCCACGGGCCGCCCGGCACCGGCAAGACCTACACGATCGCCCGGGCGATCCGAGCGCTGGTCGATCGTGGCGAGCGCGTGCTCCTGTCGGCCTTCACCAACCGTGCGGTCGACAACGCGCTCGAAGCGCTCGAGGAACAGGGGTTCACCGAGTTCGTCCGCGTGGGAACCGAGAGCGGCGTGCGCGAGGACATGCAGGACCATCGGCTCGAATCGCGCGGCGACCCCGAAGCGCGGGCGCGCGAGCTCAGCGAGGCCCCGGTCGTGGCAGCGACGACCGCGAGTTGTGGTTCGCGCGTATTGCGCGAGACGGAATTCGACGTGGCGCTCGTCGACGAAGCTGGCCAGCTCACCGAGCCGGCGACGCTCGCCGCGCTCGCGCTCGCCGACCGGTTCGTCCTCGTCGGTGATCACCAGCAGCTCCCGCCGGTGGTGCAGTCGGCCGACACCGAGCAGGCAACCGAATCCGAACCGACGACCCCGACCGCTGCACGATCGGACGGCGGGCACGCTGACGTCCAGCAATCGATCGAGCCGTCGCCGAGCGGCGGTGGCGGGCGGGCGGCCGACCTCTCGCGATCGCTGTTCGAGCGACTGGCCGCCGAGCATCCGGACGCGTCGGTGCTGCTCGACACCCAGTACCGGATGGCCCAGCGGATCCAGGCCTACTCCTCTCAGGAATTCTACGACGGCGCGCTCCGGCCGGCGAGCGGGGCGGTCGCCGCCCAGCACGTCACCGACCTTCCAACTGTGGATGCCGACGCGCTCCCCGACCTCCTCCGGAAACGGGTCGCGTTCGTCGATCCCGACGGCACGGCGCAGGGGAACACGAACCCCGCGGAGGTGACGGCGGTCGCGGAGCTCGTCGAGCGAGCCGTCGAAGCGGACGTCCCGCGCGAGGAGATCGGCGTCATCGCGCCGTTTCGCGCGCAGGCGGCAGCCATCCGCCGAGAAGTACCCGACGTCGCCGTCGACACCGTCGATCGGTTCCAGGGCTCGGCGAAGGAGGTTATCATCGTCTCGTTCGTCGCGACTGGCGACCTCGATTCACCGATCTTCGAGGATCACCGACGGGTGAACGTCGCACTCACGCGCGCGAAGAAGGCGCTCGTGCTCGTCGGCGACGAGAACGCACTTTCCTCGGACGAACGCTACGCGCGGATGGTCGACTGGGCGAAATAG
- a CDS encoding DUF5684 domain-containing protein — translation MLKIGGNAWWWLLIILFVPIVNLYGMYKMFAGVSRAFGHGVGFALGLWFLNFIFWPLLGFGDDEYRGTPQ, via the coding sequence ATGCTCAAGATCGGCGGCAACGCGTGGTGGTGGCTGCTGATAATCCTCTTCGTTCCGATCGTGAACCTCTACGGCATGTACAAGATGTTCGCCGGTGTCTCGCGAGCGTTCGGCCACGGGGTCGGGTTCGCTCTCGGACTGTGGTTTCTGAACTTCATCTTCTGGCCACTGCTCGGGTTCGGCGACGACGAGTACCGTGGTACCCCACAGTAG
- a CDS encoding IS5 family transposase has protein sequence MSTQIFRFTERVVFAVKRVADDWDEPAAPEGGGGFTDAAMISIHCLRIYLDTTYRMTIDVLTEMPRISREIGLEPADLPHPSTLCLAFDRIEMAVCRTLLQQSAQFHNTGPIGAIDATFFERSPASRSYCNKTKYEVQGLKATKLVDAETNVILDLHCTTTREGSDADICMQLARRQADELQILTADKGYDCTWLREYLREDLDLRPLIKHCINKPYDHAHNARIDDDLYHQRSMSETVFSSVKRSLGVALRARTWYREFREIALMCAVYNIKQAAKQEIPLPSCD, from the coding sequence ATGTCAACGCAAATCTTCCGCTTCACCGAACGTGTTGTCTTCGCCGTCAAAAGGGTTGCCGATGATTGGGACGAACCCGCCGCCCCGGAAGGTGGCGGCGGGTTCACCGATGCAGCGATGATATCCATCCACTGTCTCCGGATTTATCTCGATACAACCTACCGGATGACGATCGATGTGTTGACGGAAATGCCACGAATATCGCGGGAGATCGGCCTTGAGCCGGCCGATCTCCCGCATCCATCGACGTTATGTCTCGCTTTCGATAGAATTGAGATGGCGGTCTGTCGAACACTTCTCCAGCAGTCTGCGCAGTTTCATAACACTGGGCCGATCGGAGCGATCGACGCTACGTTCTTCGAGCGCTCGCCTGCGAGCCGCTCGTACTGCAACAAGACGAAATACGAGGTACAGGGCCTCAAAGCCACGAAACTTGTCGATGCAGAAACAAACGTCATCCTCGATTTGCACTGTACGACCACCAGAGAAGGAAGTGACGCCGACATCTGCATGCAACTCGCCCGCCGGCAGGCGGACGAGTTGCAGATCCTCACTGCTGACAAAGGCTACGACTGCACGTGGCTGCGTGAGTACCTCCGTGAGGATCTTGACCTCCGACCGTTGATCAAGCACTGCATCAACAAGCCCTACGATCACGCCCACAACGCCCGAATTGACGACGATCTCTACCACCAGCGCTCCATGTCAGAAACCGTCTTCTCCTCGGTCAAGCGCTCGCTGGGCGTCGCCCTGCGAGCGCGGACATGGTATCGAGAATTTCGTGAGATCGCGTTGATGTGTGCGGTGTACAACATCAAGCAGGCCGCAAAACAGGAAATTCCACTTCCGTCATGCGATTAA
- the glmU gene encoding bifunctional sugar-1-phosphate nucleotidylyltransferase/acetyltransferase: MQTVLLAAGEGTRMRPLTAHTPKPMLPVADRPLCAHTADAAIAAGTDELILVVGYEADAVRDYFGEEYRGIPVKYATQDQQLGTAHAVRAAREHLDGDFAVLYGDDLYDPGSIQELFENAPGITAYRAENPSNYGVLDTDGERVVGVTEKPEEPETDLVSAGACVLPSEAREWLDVEQSERGEYELTDVLDRVFAEYDVSYTELDRWMGVGRPWELLEANEWKLAALDGRVDGDVSDRAELRGPVVVEEGAHVEPGVVVEGPALIRSGAHVGPNAYVRGATLLGEEVRVGNGVEIKNSVVMAGTHVPHLSYVGDSVLGKDVNFGANTTVANLRHDDEPVKQTVKSERVSTGRRKYGVVVGDGTKTGVHTTLYPGVVLDAGTRTEPDETVARDR, encoded by the coding sequence ATGCAGACAGTGCTCCTCGCGGCCGGCGAAGGCACGCGGATGCGCCCGCTGACCGCCCACACGCCGAAACCGATGCTCCCGGTCGCCGACCGCCCGCTCTGTGCGCACACCGCCGACGCGGCTATCGCGGCCGGCACGGACGAACTCATTCTGGTCGTCGGCTACGAGGCCGACGCCGTCCGGGACTACTTCGGCGAGGAGTATCGCGGGATCCCGGTGAAATACGCCACGCAGGACCAACAGTTGGGAACGGCTCACGCCGTCCGCGCCGCGCGCGAACACCTCGACGGCGACTTCGCCGTCCTCTACGGCGACGACCTCTACGATCCAGGAAGTATTCAGGAACTGTTCGAGAACGCACCGGGCATCACCGCCTACCGCGCCGAAAACCCCTCCAACTACGGAGTGCTCGACACCGATGGCGAGCGAGTGGTGGGCGTCACCGAGAAGCCAGAGGAGCCCGAGACCGACCTCGTGAGCGCCGGAGCCTGTGTTTTGCCGAGCGAAGCTCGCGAGTGGCTCGACGTCGAACAGAGCGAGCGCGGCGAGTACGAACTCACGGACGTGCTCGATCGGGTGTTCGCCGAGTACGACGTCTCCTACACCGAACTCGACCGCTGGATGGGCGTCGGCCGACCCTGGGAACTCCTCGAAGCCAACGAATGGAAACTCGCCGCCCTCGACGGGCGCGTGGACGGCGACGTCAGCGACCGCGCCGAACTCCGTGGGCCCGTCGTGGTGGAAGAGGGCGCACACGTCGAGCCGGGTGTGGTCGTCGAGGGTCCGGCCCTGATCCGGTCCGGTGCACACGTCGGTCCGAACGCCTACGTCCGCGGCGCGACGCTGCTCGGCGAGGAAGTGAGGGTCGGCAACGGCGTCGAGATCAAAAACAGCGTCGTGATGGCCGGGACGCACGTCCCCCACCTCTCGTACGTCGGCGACAGCGTTCTGGGGAAGGACGTGAATTTCGGAGCCAACACGACGGTCGCCAACCTCCGCCACGACGACGAGCCGGTGAAGCAAACTGTCAAGAGCGAGCGCGTCTCGACCGGCCGACGGAAGTACGGCGTCGTCGTCGGCGACGGGACGAAAACCGGGGTCCACACCACGCTCTATCCGGGCGTCGTGCTCGATGCGGGCACGCGGACGGAGCCGGACGAGACGGTCGCTCGCGACAGGTAG
- a CDS encoding DUF7576 family protein: protein MNDPTSAVGEATEGSAPTCASCDEKIVDEPTHRVLTGIENGQVSTEHFCDEDCRAAFVG, encoded by the coding sequence ATGAACGATCCGACGTCCGCGGTCGGCGAGGCTACCGAAGGAAGCGCGCCGACGTGTGCGAGCTGCGACGAGAAGATCGTCGACGAGCCGACCCATCGCGTGCTGACGGGCATCGAAAACGGACAGGTGAGCACCGAGCATTTCTGTGACGAGGATTGCCGCGCGGCGTTCGTGGGCTGA
- a CDS encoding Rieske (2Fe-2S) protein, whose translation MASADGTIMPVDDVPADTTALFRIRERDNGETHEAVLVDTDDGIEAWLNHCMHFTHIGLDKGSGAECRNGEIVCTNHGAMFEADTGYCTFGPCEGARLADIAIAVENGAVRLADERYEFVATGPKEDDDVDLTSTSNVEF comes from the coding sequence ATGGCATCCGCTGACGGCACGATCATGCCGGTCGACGACGTTCCTGCCGACACGACGGCGCTGTTCAGGATCCGTGAACGCGATAATGGAGAAACCCACGAGGCCGTTCTCGTCGACACCGACGACGGCATCGAAGCGTGGCTGAACCACTGTATGCATTTCACCCATATCGGCCTTGACAAGGGGTCGGGCGCGGAGTGCCGGAACGGCGAGATCGTCTGTACGAACCACGGCGCGATGTTCGAGGCCGACACCGGCTACTGCACGTTCGGCCCCTGCGAGGGCGCACGCCTCGCCGACATCGCCATCGCAGTCGAGAACGGTGCCGTGCGACTCGCCGACGAACGCTACGAGTTCGTCGCCACCGGGCCGAAAGAGGACGACGATGTGGATCTCACCTCGACCTCGAACGTCGAGTTCTGA
- a CDS encoding NADP-dependent oxidoreductase: MSQTNRQFVLGKRPEGKPDRDTFELEETEIPEPKHSEVLVRTLFLSVDPYMRGRMRDRESYADPWDVGEPMAGHVVGEIVDSEHDDWKAGEFVFGNGSWSEYATLDGDDLAPVEPSANAPPESYLGVLGMPGRTAYFGTREVVEPTPGDTVAVSGAAGAVGSTVGQLASFAGARVVGFAGSDEKVDYLEDDLGFDAGINYKETDDYRAALDEAAPEGVDGYFDNVGGPISDAVFTQLNVDARVAVCGQIATYNDEGVATGPRKLPLLIPSRARVQGLLVGDYVARFEQANARLQEWVEDGDLVHRESIVDGFENAPDAFLGLFEGDNIGKQVVKVAEPSE, encoded by the coding sequence GTGAGCCAGACCAATCGACAGTTCGTTCTCGGCAAACGGCCAGAGGGCAAGCCCGACCGCGACACCTTCGAACTCGAAGAGACCGAGATTCCGGAGCCGAAACACAGCGAGGTGCTCGTCCGCACGCTCTTCCTGTCCGTAGATCCGTACATGCGCGGACGGATGCGCGACCGCGAATCGTACGCCGACCCGTGGGACGTGGGCGAACCGATGGCCGGCCACGTCGTCGGCGAGATCGTCGACTCCGAACACGACGACTGGAAGGCTGGCGAGTTCGTCTTCGGCAACGGCTCCTGGAGCGAGTACGCGACCCTCGACGGCGACGATCTCGCACCCGTCGAACCGAGCGCGAACGCCCCGCCCGAATCGTATCTCGGCGTGCTGGGCATGCCCGGTCGAACTGCCTACTTCGGCACGCGCGAGGTGGTCGAACCGACCCCGGGCGATACGGTGGCCGTCTCGGGCGCGGCCGGTGCGGTCGGCTCGACGGTCGGCCAACTGGCGTCCTTCGCCGGTGCGCGCGTCGTCGGCTTCGCGGGCAGCGACGAGAAAGTCGACTATCTCGAAGACGATCTCGGCTTCGACGCCGGCATCAACTACAAAGAGACCGACGACTACCGCGCGGCGCTTGACGAGGCGGCTCCCGAGGGCGTCGACGGCTACTTCGACAACGTCGGCGGGCCGATCTCGGACGCCGTCTTCACGCAGCTCAACGTCGACGCGCGCGTCGCGGTCTGTGGGCAGATCGCCACGTACAACGACGAGGGCGTCGCGACCGGTCCTCGGAAGCTCCCGCTGCTCATCCCCTCGCGCGCCCGCGTCCAGGGACTGCTCGTGGGCGACTACGTGGCCCGTTTCGAGCAGGCCAACGCGCGCCTCCAGGAATGGGTGGAAGACGGCGACCTCGTCCATCGCGAGTCGATCGTCGATGGCTTCGAGAACGCACCCGACGCCTTCCTCGGACTGTTCGAGGGCGACAACATCGGCAAACAGGTCGTGAAGGTCGCCGAGCCGAGCGAGTAG